The genomic interval ACTCTAAAAATGCAATTGCCAACGGTATTTTGTATTTAAAAGGAGGGGAATTGGAAGAAGAAATTAAAGAATCAAGACTTAAAGCTGAATTATATCCATTAGCTGCCTATTTTGAAGAAGATTTCTTCGAGACTAAATTTGTGGTTTATATCCCTTGTTAATTAAGGGATAATAAATTACCAGTATCAGTAGGCTAAGTATTAATTTAGCCGATGAGTTTAACTTGTCAAATCGCACTGACCCTGCTTAAAGCTATAGGGCCGGTAACCGCAAAACACCTGCTGTCCCATTTTGGAACTCCTGAAGCTATATTTGCTGCCACCAGGGCACAATTAGCAGAGGTGGAAGGTTTAAACGTTTCAAAAATTACTGCTATTCTTCAGTCTGATGCGCTTAAACTGGCTGCTGAGCATGCAGACTTACTGCAAGAACATCAGGTTAAAGTCCTTTTTTACACAGATGAAAATTATCCGCAACGACTAAAGGAATGTGCTGACGCGCCGGTACTTTTATATTATAAGGGCACGGCTGATTTGAATCATCCCAGGATTGTCAGCATTGTAGGTTCCAGAAGGGCTACTCCCTATGGGAAAATGCTCTGTCAGCAGCTGGTTGCTTTGTTACAACATTATGATGTGCTGGTTGTGAGTGGACTGGCCTATGGAATTGATGTCTCGGCACACCAGCAAAGCTTAACTTATGGTATTCCAACTGTGGGGGTACTGGGGCACGGGCTGGACCGTATTTATCCTGCTGCGCATCATCAAATTGCAAAAAAGATGCTTGAACAGGGTGGTTTGCTTTCTGAATTTCTGCTGAATTCGACTCCTGAAAAGGGGAATTTTCCAAAGCGGAACCGGATTATTGCCGGACTGGCTGATGTAGTGGTTGTCATAGAGGCGGCAATTAAAGGAGGGGCTTTGATTACTGCCGGAATTGCGAATTCTTATCACAGAGAAGTTTATGCTTTTCCTGGCCGCACGACAGATGAATATAGTGAGGGTTGTAATTTTCTGATTAAAACGAACCGTGCAGGAATGATTAACGAGGCTAAAGATCTGGTTTATTACATGGGCTGGGAAGCTGCAGAGACGGTCAGCCCTGTTCTGCAGGAGAATTTACCTTGCGGGCTTTCCGGGATAGAGCACGTGCTGATTAATCTCCTTAAAACGGCTCCGCAAAGTATAGATGAACTTGGACTAAAAGCTGATATCCAACAGGGTAAGCTTGCACTTCATTTGCTCAATCTGGAGATGAAAGGTGTCCTGATTTCGCTTCCCGGAAAGATATATCAGCTGATTTAGCACCCGGTTGTAGCCTGTTTTGCCATATAAAAGCTAAGTGAAGATGGGGTTCCTGGAGTCAATTCAGAATATAATTTCATTAAATTGAATTATACAAAATATGATTACGAATATTTAATAGAAATAAAATTCTAGGAATCAAGTCGTACTTTTGTAACATGTGGTATAATAATATATTAGAAACTATTGGCAATACACCATTGGTGCGATTGAATAACGTTACGAAAGAAATTCAGGCGACTGTACTGGCTAAGGTGGAAACTACCAATCCAGGTAACTCTATTAAAGACCGTATGGCTTTAAAGATGATAGAAGACGCAGAAAAAAGCGGTAAGCTTAAACCTGGTGGAACCATCATTGAAGGAACTTCCGGAAATACCGGGATGGGCCTTGCTATGGCTGCTATTATTAAAGGATATAAATGTATTTTCACAACCACAGATAAGCAATCTAAGGAAAAAGTGGATGCTTTACGTGCTTTTGGTGCAGAAGTAATCGTATGTCCTACTAACGTAGAGCCTGAAGATCCACGTTCTTATTACTCTGTTTCTTCACGCCTGGAGCGTGAGGTACCAAATTCATGGAAACCTAATCAATATGATAACCTGGCTAACACTGAAGCGCATTATGAGCAGACAGGGCCAGAGATCTGGGCACAAACTGAAGGTAAAATTACACACCTGGTGGTAGGTGTAGGTACAGGCGGGACAATATCAGGTACCGGAAAATATTTGAAAGAACAGAATCCTGATATCAAAGTATGGGGAATTGATACTTATGGATCAGTTTTCAAAAAATACAAAGAGACCGGTATTTTAGATAAAAATGAGATCT from Pedobacter sp. WC2423 carries:
- the dprA gene encoding DNA-processing protein DprA; this encodes MSLTCQIALTLLKAIGPVTAKHLLSHFGTPEAIFAATRAQLAEVEGLNVSKITAILQSDALKLAAEHADLLQEHQVKVLFYTDENYPQRLKECADAPVLLYYKGTADLNHPRIVSIVGSRRATPYGKMLCQQLVALLQHYDVLVVSGLAYGIDVSAHQQSLTYGIPTVGVLGHGLDRIYPAAHHQIAKKMLEQGGLLSEFLLNSTPEKGNFPKRNRIIAGLADVVVVIEAAIKGGALITAGIANSYHREVYAFPGRTTDEYSEGCNFLIKTNRAGMINEAKDLVYYMGWEAAETVSPVLQENLPCGLSGIEHVLINLLKTAPQSIDELGLKADIQQGKLALHLLNLEMKGVLISLPGKIYQLI